One genomic segment of Panicum virgatum strain AP13 chromosome 2N, P.virgatum_v5, whole genome shotgun sequence includes these proteins:
- the LOC120662418 gene encoding uncharacterized protein LOC120662418 has translation MASSPAHSSASSGDTSDASQPASIAVVQTVNIRSHVPILLDLLDSNYSQWRCCFDSVLGNATQKWRQINCCIVNWLYTTVNKNVFDIIYKPRASAFTLWSDIEGLFRDHELQRAVYLEVEFRSLNQGDLNISDYCSRLKLLADGLRDVGQPVSESS, from the exons ATGGCCTCGTCTCCGGCGCATTCCTCTGCTAGCTCCGGCGACACCTCCGATGCATCTCAGCCCGCATCCATTGCCGTGGTGCAGACGGTGAACATCCGTTCACACGTCCCCATCCTTCTCGATCTCCTGGACTCCAACTACAGCCAGTGGAGGTGCTGCTTCGACTCCGTCCTCGGCAA CGCGACGCAGAAATGGCGCCAGATCAACTGCTGCATCGTCAACTGGCTGTACACCACCGTCAACAAGAACGTCTTCGACATCATCTACAAGCCTCGCGCCTCAGCGTTCACCCTTTGGTCGGACATCGAGGGCCTCTTCCGCGACCATGAACTCCAGCGCGCCGTCTACCTGGAGGTTGAGTTCCGCAGCCTCAACCAGGGCGACCTCAACATCTCGGACTACTGCTCCCGCCTCAAGCTCCTCGCTGATGGCCTGCGCGACGTCGGACAGCCCGTCTCAGAGTCGAGCTAG
- the LOC120658731 gene encoding senescence-specific cysteine protease SAG39-like → MAARHELWMSQYGRVYKDDAEKAQRFEVFKANVKFIESFNAAGNRKFWLGINQFADLTNAEFRATKTNKGFKPSPVKVPTGFRYENVSIDALPASIDWRTKGAVTPIKDQGQCGCCWAFSAVAATEGIVKISTGKLTSLSEQELVDCDIHGEDQGCEGGLMDDAFKFIIKNGGLTTESSYPYTASDGTCKSGSNSAATIKGYEDVPANNEAALMKAVANQPISVAVDGGDMTFQFYSGGVMTGSCGTDLDHGIAAIGYGKTSDGTKYWLMKNSWGATWGENGYLRMEKDISDKRGMCGLAMDPSYPTE, encoded by the exons ATGGCAGCGAGGCACGAGCTGTGGATGAGCCAGTACGGCCGCGTCTACAAGGACGATGCCGAGAAGGCACAGCGTTTCGAGGTGTTCAAGGCCAACGTCAAATTCATCGAGTCGTTCAATGCCGCTGGGAATCGCAAGTTCTGGCTTGGCATCAACCAGTTCGCCGACCTCACCAATGCTGAGTTCAGGGCGACCAAGACTAACAAGGGCTTCAAACCTAGCCCAGTGAAGGTTCCTACCGGATTTAGGTACGAAAATGTTAGCATTGATGCGCTTCCGGCTAGCATCGACTGGAGGACTAAAGGTGCTGTTACACCCATCAAGGATCAAGGCCAATGTG GCTGTTGCTGGGCATTCTCAGCTGTGGCTGCAACGGAGGGCATCGTCAAGATCAGCACCGGCAAGCTCACCTCGCTCTCGGAGCAAGAGTTGGTCGACTGCGACATCCATGGTGAGGACCAGGGCTGCGAGGGTGGTTTGATGGACGATGCCTTCAAGTTCATCATCAAGAACGGCGGCCTAACCACCGAGTCCAGCTACCCGTACACAGCCTCTGACGGCACGTGCAAGAGCGGATCAAACAGTGCCGCAACCATCAAGGGCTACGAGGATGTGCCGGCCAACAATGAGGCTGCCCTCATGAAGGCCGTAGCCAACCAGCCTATTTCGGTGGCTGTGGACGGAGGAGACATGACATTCCAGTTCTACTCCGGTGGTGTCATGACCGGCTCTTGCGGCACTGACTTGGATCATGGGATTGCAGCTATCGGATATGGAAAGACAAGTGATGGCACCAAATATTGGCTGATGAAGAACTCTTGGGGTGCGACATGGGGCGAGAACGGTTACCTGAGAATGGAGAAGGATATTTCGGACAAGAGGGGCATGTGTGGCCTCGCCATGGATCCCTCCTACCCCACCGAGTAG
- the LOC120662420 gene encoding probable BOI-related E3 ubiquitin-protein ligase 3, producing the protein MAGDGISAEAVRRWGEKLDSGEVEVAWSGPKASLGLQEGGRANQPQGQQENGLPLDIPTSQVLDSHMIEQQSTNQTPQSLSLEQHRLQLSQNEQVQVSQQQEISIQNAILSNRLTTDALLQNVEEIASMRLELQRIREVQETSRNAWGQLLHHVVSIYEMNEERIRMIATMQQETNSHVSGPEDEASSVARTAAETTNTDRTCMVCNSGGACMMLLPCKHLCTCKPCAVHLRACPICGAVKDDAIEI; encoded by the exons ATGGCCGGAGACGGCATCTCGGCGGAGGCAGTACGCCGGTGGGGAGAGAAGCTTGACTCCGGCGAGGTCGAGGTGGCATGGTCCGGTCCAAAAGCTTCACTGGGGCTCCAGGAAGGTGGCAGG GCCAATCAACCTCAAGGACAACAAGAAAATGGCCTTCCTTTGGATATACCAACAAGTCAGGTTTTAGATAGTCATATGATTGAACAACAGAGCACAAATCAGACGCCGCAATCGCTCTCCCTTGAGCAGCACAGGCTGCAGTTGAGTCAG AATGAGCAGGTTCAGGTGTCACAGCAGCAGGAAATTTCTATACAGAATGCAATTCTATCAAACCGTCTGACAACCGATGCGTTGCTCCAGAATGTTGAAGAGATAGCCAGCATGCGCTTAGAGTTGCAAAGGATCCGAGAGGTTCAAGAAACTTCACGGAATGCTTGGGGTCAATTGCTGCATCATGTTGTTAGTATATATGAAATGAATGAGGAACGTATTAGAATGATTGCTACGATGCAACAGGAAACAAACTCACATGTTTCAGGCCCTGAAGATGAAGCATCAAGTGTGGCGAGAACTGCAGCAGAGACAACCAATACTGATCGTACTTGTATGGTTTGCAACTCTGGTGGTGCTTGTATGATGTTGCTGCCGTGCAAACACCTCTGCACCTGCAAGCCATGTGCAGTCCATCTCAGGGCCTGCCCTATCTGCGGTGCTGTGAAGGATGATGCGATCGAGATCTAG